The following are from one region of the Symmachiella macrocystis genome:
- a CDS encoding A24 family peptidase, producing MTITAQFERTICSPAGSGERRRAWLLAAVAPLVVGLGIALSQSVVAWETALAPVNATVLVLLLAVSSFTDSHWRKIPNWATYSALVWALAVNLLASATMSGEAIGTSSAIVPPIGIGSSLLGAAVCFAAMLVVFQFAGSGAGDVKLAAALGAILGTGQGLTVILWCHIAAGVVMVGMLVWQIGPLKLFTTLLHYVGSVLLPSQISKPGLGAQAILKRPVPLAAFFAVGTILSYFQGLTL from the coding sequence GTGACGATTACGGCTCAATTCGAACGCACAATCTGTTCCCCCGCCGGCAGCGGGGAGCGGCGACGGGCTTGGCTGCTTGCCGCGGTTGCGCCGTTGGTTGTGGGTTTGGGGATTGCCCTGTCGCAGTCAGTGGTCGCATGGGAGACGGCATTGGCGCCCGTAAATGCCACTGTACTGGTGCTGCTGTTGGCGGTCTCGAGTTTCACGGACAGCCACTGGAGAAAGATTCCCAACTGGGCGACCTACTCGGCCCTGGTATGGGCATTGGCGGTCAATTTGCTTGCCTCGGCGACTATGAGCGGCGAGGCGATTGGAACTTCGAGTGCGATAGTGCCACCGATCGGAATCGGATCGTCGCTGCTGGGAGCGGCGGTCTGTTTTGCGGCGATGCTCGTCGTATTCCAATTTGCCGGCAGTGGTGCCGGCGATGTGAAATTGGCGGCCGCGCTGGGGGCAATACTGGGAACCGGACAGGGGCTCACTGTCATTCTGTGGTGTCACATCGCGGCGGGGGTCGTGATGGTTGGCATGTTGGTCTGGCAGATCGGCCCATTGAAATTATTTACCACACTTTTGCATTACGTCGGCTCGGTGTTGTTGCCTAGTCAGATTTCAAAGCCCGGATTGGGCGCGCAAGCCATCCTTAAACGTCCCGTACCATTGGCCGCATTCTTCGCGGTCGGCACAATCCTCTCGTACTTTCAGGGGCTGACGCTATGA